The nucleotide sequence CACTACCGAGGACATCGCCTACGAGAAAGCCGGCATCATCAAGCCCGGCGGCTTCCTCGTCAGCGCGGCCCAGCCGCTGGACGCCGCCCAGGTCCTGCTGGAGAAGGCCAAGGAGGTGCAGGTCCCGTTCCGCTTTGAGGGGGTGGAGTTCGGCGTCGAATCCCGGCAGGTCGCCGTCGGTGGACAGGTGGTGACCGTCCAGGGCATCGCCGGCCGCTACCCGGACCTCATAGTCCCGCTGCACGGCGCCCACCAGGCCGAGAACGCCGCCGTGGCCGTGGCGGCACTGGAAGCGTTCCTGGGCGGCGGCGAGAAGGAGCTGTCCCTGGAGGTCCTGCAGGAGGCCTTCGCCAATGTCTCGTCCCCCGGGCGCCTCGAGGTGGTGCGGACGGCACCGACGATCATCGTGGACGCCGCGCACAACCCGGACGGCATCCGTGCCTCCGCCGAGGCGATCCAGGAGGCCTTCAGCTTCAGCAAACTGGTGACCGTGGTGGGCGTGCTCAAGGAAAAGGACGCCGAGGAAATCCTGCGCCAGCTCAAGGAGTCGCTGGGGGACCTCGCGGAGGAATTCTGCTTCACCCAGTCCAACTCCCCGCGGGCCGTGCCGGCAGCGGAACTGGCGGAGCTCGCCGTCGACCTCGGCTTTGGCGAGGAAAACGTGCACATCGCCGAGAAGCTGGACGATGCGCTGGAGTGGGCCGTGGAGCGCGCCGAAGCCAACGACGACCTCGCCGGCGGCGTGCTGGTGACCGGTTCCATTACGCTGGTGGCGGACGCCCGCATCCTGCTTGGCAAGGCGGCCACCTGATGGCCCGGCTTACCAAGGCCCAGCGCGAATGGCGCCCGGGCATGCCCAAAAAGCGGCGCTCCACCAAGGTCATGTTCGCCTCGACGGTGCTGCTGCTGGAAGCGTTCGTGGTTTTCTTCGCAACGCTTGCCGTGTTCGGCCTGCGGCGCGCGGAGATCCCCCCGGCGCTGATCCTCTCCGTGGGCATCGGGCTGAGCGTTGTCCTGATCCTGGCCTGTGCCGTGCTGTCCAAGCCGTGGGGCGTGGCGCTGGGCTGGATCCTGCAGCTGGTGCTCATCCTCCTTGGTTTCGTGGAGCCCATGATGTTCCTGGTCGGGGCACTCTTCGCCCTGTCCTGGTGGTACGGCATCCGGACCGGCATTCGGATCGACCGCGAATCAGCCCAGCGGGAGCACGAGCAGGCTGAATGGGAGGCCGCGCACCCGGCGTCAGCCGGAAATGAAGGCGCCGGTAACGAAGGCTCTGGCACTGAAGGCACTGGCCAGACCCCGTAGACTTACCAGTAAACCCGCAACCAACCTCATTGGAGCAACTGTGAGCATTGAGCGCACCCTTGTCCTGATCAAGCCGGACGGCGTCACCCGCAACCTGACCGGCGAAATCCTCAAGAGGATCGAAGCCAAGGGCTACACCCTGGCTGAACTCAAGAAGACCAACGCCAGCCGTGAACTGCTCGAGCAGCACTACGAGGAGCACGTAGGCAAGTCCTTCTATGAGCCCCTCGTGGAGTTCATGCTGAGCGGCCCCGTGGTCGCGGCGATCTTCGAAGGCCACCGCGTCATCGAGGGCTTCCGCTCGCTGGCCGGCACCACCGACCCCACGACGGCGGCCCCCGGCACCATCCGCGGCGACTTCGGCCGCGACTGGGGCCTGAAGGTCCAGCAGAACCTCGTCCACGGTTCCGACTCCGTGGACTCGGCCGAGCGCGAGATCAAGATCTGGTTCCAGGCCTAATCTCTCCGCCCGGTTAAGCGCGAACGTACAGTTGTGGCCCCTGACTCCGAAGAGTCAGGGGCCACAACTGTACGTTCGCGCTCTTTGTTGGCCTAGAAACCCGAGGTGCCGACGAAGACCTGGATGAAGGCGAAGAAAATCGTCGCGATAACGGCCACGTAGAGCAGCGCTGTGACGATCCACCCGGAGTCTCCCACGATCCGGGCAACGCCTGACGGGACGGGGATGACGCCGTGGACGACGTTGCGTACTGTCACCCAGACGAAGAGCGGGATCATCGCCGCCCACACAATCATGCAGAACGGACACAGGATGCGGATTTCGTACAGCGCCTGGGACCACAGCCAGACCACAAAGATGAATCCAAGCGTGACGCCGGTCTGCAGCCCGATCCAGTACCAGCGGGCGAACCGCGCGCCCGCCAGCAAAGCCATTCCTGCGGTGATCGTGATGGCGAAGGCCACGATGCCGATGAACATGTTGGGGAAGCCGAACACCGAACTTTGCCACGTCTGCATGACCTGGCCGCAGGAAATCCAGGGGTTCACATCGCAGACGGTGGTGTGGTTGGGATCCTTGAGGACCTCGAGTTTCTCCAGCACCAGTGTTCCGGAGGCGAGCCAGCCAACGACGCCGGTGATGACCAGCAGCCAGCCGAACGGGCGGTCGCGGGTCATGGCCGGCACTGCGGCGCCGGCCGGAACAGCGGCCGGCCCGGCACCGTCCAGGTGGTCCTGTTCGT is from Arthrobacter sp. QXT-31 and encodes:
- a CDS encoding bifunctional folylpolyglutamate synthase/dihydrofolate synthase gives rise to the protein MTDEFSVESVYAELLGRAPENKMEPRLAPLFRAMDVLGEPNKAFPIIHITGTNGKTSTARMIEAGLRAHGLSTGRYTSPHLSKVTERISLDGAPVPDETFVRIWDEIRPYLQIVDDELTAEGQPRLTYFECLTILAFAVFADQPVNVAIMEVGLGGITDATNVGDGQVSVVTPISLDHTDLLGDTTEDIAYEKAGIIKPGGFLVSAAQPLDAAQVLLEKAKEVQVPFRFEGVEFGVESRQVAVGGQVVTVQGIAGRYPDLIVPLHGAHQAENAAVAVAALEAFLGGGEKELSLEVLQEAFANVSSPGRLEVVRTAPTIIVDAAHNPDGIRASAEAIQEAFSFSKLVTVVGVLKEKDAEEILRQLKESLGDLAEEFCFTQSNSPRAVPAAELAELAVDLGFGEENVHIAEKLDDALEWAVERAEANDDLAGGVLVTGSITLVADARILLGKAAT
- a CDS encoding DUF4233 domain-containing protein encodes the protein MARLTKAQREWRPGMPKKRRSTKVMFASTVLLLEAFVVFFATLAVFGLRRAEIPPALILSVGIGLSVVLILACAVLSKPWGVALGWILQLVLILLGFVEPMMFLVGALFALSWWYGIRTGIRIDRESAQREHEQAEWEAAHPASAGNEGAGNEGSGTEGTGQTP
- the ndk gene encoding nucleoside-diphosphate kinase, whose protein sequence is MSIERTLVLIKPDGVTRNLTGEILKRIEAKGYTLAELKKTNASRELLEQHYEEHVGKSFYEPLVEFMLSGPVVAAIFEGHRVIEGFRSLAGTTDPTTAAPGTIRGDFGRDWGLKVQQNLVHGSDSVDSAEREIKIWFQA
- a CDS encoding vitamin K epoxide reductase family protein; translated protein: MPRTSPSTGTDYEQDHLDGAGPAAVPAGAAVPAMTRDRPFGWLLVITGVVGWLASGTLVLEKLEVLKDPNHTTVCDVNPWISCGQVMQTWQSSVFGFPNMFIGIVAFAITITAGMALLAGARFARWYWIGLQTGVTLGFIFVVWLWSQALYEIRILCPFCMIVWAAMIPLFVWVTVRNVVHGVIPVPSGVARIVGDSGWIVTALLYVAVIATIFFAFIQVFVGTSGF